One Trichosurus vulpecula isolate mTriVul1 chromosome 7, mTriVul1.pri, whole genome shotgun sequence genomic region harbors:
- the AMD1 gene encoding S-adenosylmethionine decarboxylase proenzyme isoform X2 has product MFVSKRRFILKTCGTTLLLQALVPLLELAREYSGFDSIQSFFYSRKNFMKPSHQEYPHRNFQEEVEFLNEIFPNGAAYCMGRMNSDCWYLYTLDFPESRVINQPDQTLEILMSELDPAVMDQFYMKDGVTANDVTRVSGIRDLIPGSVIDATMFNPCGYSMNGMKSDGTYWTIHITPEPEFSYVSFETNIGQTSYDDLIRKVVEVFKPGKFVTTLFVNQSSKCRTVFSSAQKIEGFKRLDRQIAQFNDYNFVFTSFAKNQQQQQS; this is encoded by the exons ATGTTTGTCTCCAAGAGACGTTTCATTTTGAAGACATGTGGTACCACCCTCTTACTGCAAGCACTGGTCCCCCTGTTGGAGCTTGCTAGGGAGTACAGTGGGTTTGACTCAATTCAA AGCTTCTTTTATTCTCGTAAGaatttcatgaagccttcccaccAGGAGTACCCACACAGGAATTTCCAGGAAGAAGTAGAATTCCTTAATGAAATTTTCCCAA ATGGAGCAGCATATTGTATGGGGCGTATGAATTCTGATTGCTG GTACTTGTACACTCTGGATTTTCCAGAGAGTCGGGTTATTAATCAGCCAGATCAGACACTGGAAATTCTGATGAGTGAGCTTGACCCAGCAGTTATGGACCAGTTCTACATGAAAGATGGTGTTACTGCAAATGATGTCACTCGT GTGAGTGGAATTCGTGACCTGATACCAGGTTCTGTCATTGATGCTACAATGTTCAATCCTTGTGGGTATTCAATGAATGGAATGAAATCGGAT GGAACTTATTGGACTATTCACATCACTCCAGAACCAGAATTTTCTTATGTTAGCTTTGAAACTAACATAGGTCAGACCTCTTACGATGACCTGATCAGGAAAGTAGTGGAAGTTTTCAAGCCTGGAAAATTTGTGACCACCCTCTTTGTAAATCAG AGTTCTAAATGTCGCACAGTGTTTTCTTCGGCCCAAAAGATTGAAGGGTTTAAACGTCTTGATCGCCAGATTGCTCAGTTCAATGATTACAATTTCGTTTTTACCAGTTTTGCTAAGaatcagcagcaacagcagagttga
- the AMD1 gene encoding S-adenosylmethionine decarboxylase proenzyme isoform X1, protein MEAAHFFEGTEKLLEVWFSRQQPDESKGSGDLRTIPRFEWDKLLENVHCLIISVTKTDKQEAYVLSESSMFVSKRRFILKTCGTTLLLQALVPLLELAREYSGFDSIQSFFYSRKNFMKPSHQEYPHRNFQEEVEFLNEIFPNGAAYCMGRMNSDCWYLYTLDFPESRVINQPDQTLEILMSELDPAVMDQFYMKDGVTANDVTRVSGIRDLIPGSVIDATMFNPCGYSMNGMKSDGTYWTIHITPEPEFSYVSFETNIGQTSYDDLIRKVVEVFKPGKFVTTLFVNQSSKCRTVFSSAQKIEGFKRLDRQIAQFNDYNFVFTSFAKNQQQQQS, encoded by the exons ATGGAAGCTGCACACTTCTTCGAAGGGACCGAGAAGCTGCTGGAGGTTTGGTTCTCCCGGCAGCAGCCAGACGAGAGCAAAGGATCTGGGGATCTCCGCACCATCCCAAG gttTGAGTGGGACAAACTTTTGGAGAATGTGCATTGTTTAATCATAAGTGTGACAAAAACTGACAAGCAGGAAGCTTATGTACTCAG TGAGAGTAGCATGTTTGTCTCCAAGAGACGTTTCATTTTGAAGACATGTGGTACCACCCTCTTACTGCAAGCACTGGTCCCCCTGTTGGAGCTTGCTAGGGAGTACAGTGGGTTTGACTCAATTCAA AGCTTCTTTTATTCTCGTAAGaatttcatgaagccttcccaccAGGAGTACCCACACAGGAATTTCCAGGAAGAAGTAGAATTCCTTAATGAAATTTTCCCAA ATGGAGCAGCATATTGTATGGGGCGTATGAATTCTGATTGCTG GTACTTGTACACTCTGGATTTTCCAGAGAGTCGGGTTATTAATCAGCCAGATCAGACACTGGAAATTCTGATGAGTGAGCTTGACCCAGCAGTTATGGACCAGTTCTACATGAAAGATGGTGTTACTGCAAATGATGTCACTCGT GTGAGTGGAATTCGTGACCTGATACCAGGTTCTGTCATTGATGCTACAATGTTCAATCCTTGTGGGTATTCAATGAATGGAATGAAATCGGAT GGAACTTATTGGACTATTCACATCACTCCAGAACCAGAATTTTCTTATGTTAGCTTTGAAACTAACATAGGTCAGACCTCTTACGATGACCTGATCAGGAAAGTAGTGGAAGTTTTCAAGCCTGGAAAATTTGTGACCACCCTCTTTGTAAATCAG AGTTCTAAATGTCGCACAGTGTTTTCTTCGGCCCAAAAGATTGAAGGGTTTAAACGTCTTGATCGCCAGATTGCTCAGTTCAATGATTACAATTTCGTTTTTACCAGTTTTGCTAAGaatcagcagcaacagcagagttga